In the genome of Thermodesulfobacteriota bacterium, the window ACCAGATTGGCATCTTCAATGGCCATACTGGCCGCAGCAATGCCATATTGGATGAACAGATCCATGCGCCTGATCAGTTTCTTGGGTATAAAGTCTTCAGGATTAAAGCCTTTGACTTCCGCCGCGATCTTTGTCGAAAAATCCCTGGTATCAAAGCGTGTGATCTCCCCTACTCCGGATTTTCCTGCCAATGCCGCCGGCCAGGATTCTTTTACCCCGATGCCAAGGGGAGTAATCAACCCCAAACCAGTAACCACCACTCTTCGCTTCAAGACACCACTCCACCTGTAAGTATTCGGCCATCGGCTCCAACGGTCAGCCAAGGCAAAGAAGCCCCAAAAGACCGCTGATTGCCGGGCCGTCTAATTTATTATTTCTGCTGTGCCTGGATATAATTGACGGCATCCTGGACAGTCTTCATCTTCTCCGCATCTTCGTCCGCGATGTCGACGCCAAATTTCTCCTCCATAGCCATTACCAACTCTACCAGGTCTAATGAATCAGCGCCGAGATCGTCAACAAAAGAGGCCTTAGGTGTAACCTCCTCTTTGGCTACGCTCAACTGATTAGCAATAATCTCTACTACCTGATCCTGCACAGACATATTATTTCTCCTCCCTGTATTTTCGAATATTAATAAGGATAATTTATCCCATAAACATGCCGCCATTCACATGTATGACCTGTCCGGTTATGTAGCCGGCCTTATCTGAGGACAAAAATTCCACTATATCGGCTATATCTTCGGGTGTGCCCAGCCTGCCCAAAGGTATCTGGGCGGATAAAGACTTTTTTATCTCCTCGGGGATAGCTGCGGTCATATCACTTTCAACATAACCCGGGGCTATGGCATTTACGCAGATACCGCGCGGGGCCAGCTCCCTGGCTACGGAGCGGGTGAGCCCCATCAACCCGGCCTTAGAAGCGGCATAATTGGCCTGTCCAGCATTGCCCATGGCCCCAATCACGGAAGAGATATTAATTATGCGGCCGGTCCGTTGTTTCATCATGGCCCTGGCCACAGCACGAATACAATTAAAGGCGCCCTTCAGGTTGACGTCCAGGACACGGTCCCAGTCTTCTTCCTTCATGCGTACCAACAGTCCATCGCAGGTAATCCCGGCATTATTTACCAGTATATCGATACGTCCCAATTCCTCAAGCACCTGGCCGAAGAAATCCTGCGCCGCTTGATAAGAAGAGACATTAAAGCAATGAATGCTGGCTGTGCCGCCACCCTTTTCAATGGCCTCTTTAACCTCGATGGCCGCCTTTTCATTGGCCGTATAATTTATGAGCACCCTTGCGCCGAGGCCTCCCAGACGCAGGGCTATGGCCCGGCCGATACCTCTTGATCCACCCGTTACTATCGCCACCTTCCCCTGGAAGCTCATGAGCTTGATGACTCCTTCAGTCTCTTGGTTAGCGCCGGAATAATCTCAAAGAGGTCCCCGACTATCCCATAGGTAGCTACATCAAAAATAGGGGCGCCAGGATCACTGTTAATAGCCACGATGATATCTGAAGATTGCATACCTACCAAATGCTGTACCGCTCCCGACACCCCGCAGGCGATATAAAGCTTGGGACTGACGGTCTTCCCTGTCTGTCCTATTTGATGGGCATAAGATATCCATCCCTCATCCACTGCGGCCCGTGTGGCTCCAACAGCGCCGGCCAGTTGTCTGGCCAGTTCGTGCAGCAAGGCAAAATTTTCCGCGTTTTTCAGGCCCCTTCCTCCGGTGACTATAACATCAGCCTCCGCCACATTGACCAGATCGGTCTCTTCCTTAACTGAATTTACCAGGCGTACACGGGAACGCACCCGGTCCGAACCGGGAGTAACAGGAATGACTTCGGCCCTCCGACCGGGGGTGTAATCCCCCTTCTTCATCACCTTGGGCCGGACCGTGGCCATCTGGGGCCGCGATCTGGGACAGACAATGGTAGCCATAACATTCCCGCCAAAGGCCGGCCGGGTCTGGAGCAATAACCGGTCTTCCTTACGTATAGACAGTTCTGTGCAATCTGCAGTAAGGCCGCCACCGAGCATGGTAGCCACGCGGGGAATAAGCGAACGGCCAATAGCTGTAGCCCCTCCCAGGAAGATCTCCGGCCGGCACTGCCGGATAACATCCACCAGGACATTGCCATAGGCATCGTCGCTGTAACAGGCAAGCTCCGGGTGATCGATCACATATATCTTATCAGCTCCATAGGCGGCCAGTTCATCCGCCATATCCGTGACATTGTGACCCAACAGGACTGCGACTAATTCTACCCCCAGATCGTCAGCCAAGCGCCGGCCGACACCAAGAAGTTCATAGGAGACGGAGTGCATCTTTCCATATCCCTGCTCGGCAAAAATGCACACGCCACGGTAGGACTGAAGGTCTTCCCCGGCCATATCCCGGGCCCGTTCAATAACAATAGCTCCGGCCTCACAGTTATCCGCACAGATCCCACAAAGGACACAGGACTCGCCAACTCTGGCTATG includes:
- the acpP gene encoding acyl carrier protein — translated: MSVQDQVVEIIANQLSVAKEEVTPKASFVDDLGADSLDLVELVMAMEEKFGVDIADEDAEKMKTVQDAVNYIQAQQK
- the fabG gene encoding 3-oxoacyl-[acyl-carrier-protein] reductase, whose translation is MSFQGKVAIVTGGSRGIGRAIALRLGGLGARVLINYTANEKAAIEVKEAIEKGGGTASIHCFNVSSYQAAQDFFGQVLEELGRIDILVNNAGITCDGLLVRMKEEDWDRVLDVNLKGAFNCIRAVARAMMKQRTGRIINISSVIGAMGNAGQANYAASKAGLMGLTRSVARELAPRGICVNAIAPGYVESDMTAAIPEEIKKSLSAQIPLGRLGTPEDIADIVEFLSSDKAGYITGQVIHVNGGMFMG
- a CDS encoding electron transfer flavoprotein subunit alpha, translated to MSIRIDQDKCTGCGTCLESCPYEAITLENGIARVGESCVLCGICADNCEAGAIVIERARDMAGEDLQSYRGVCIFAEQGYGKMHSVSYELLGVGRRLADDLGVELVAVLLGHNVTDMADELAAYGADKIYVIDHPELACYSDDAYGNVLVDVIRQCRPEIFLGGATAIGRSLIPRVATMLGGGLTADCTELSIRKEDRLLLQTRPAFGGNVMATIVCPRSRPQMATVRPKVMKKGDYTPGRRAEVIPVTPGSDRVRSRVRLVNSVKEETDLVNVAEADVIVTGGRGLKNAENFALLHELARQLAGAVGATRAAVDEGWISYAHQIGQTGKTVSPKLYIACGVSGAVQHLVGMQSSDIIVAINSDPGAPIFDVATYGIVGDLFEIIPALTKRLKESSSS